One genomic window of Micropterus dolomieu isolate WLL.071019.BEF.003 ecotype Adirondacks linkage group LG14, ASM2129224v1, whole genome shotgun sequence includes the following:
- the LOC123983292 gene encoding mediator of RNA polymerase II transcription subunit 24-like (The sequence of the model RefSeq protein was modified relative to this genomic sequence to represent the inferred CDS: added 11 bases not found in genome assembly), whose translation MKLVQVKWHEICLSTPAAILEVLNAWENGVLSVEAVQKITDNIKGKVCSMAICAVAWLVAHVRMLGRDEREKPQTMIRQLVTPLYGENTLQFYNERVIIMSSIMEHMCADVFQQTAATLRPPMEGQEPIPYRNLLPAKDPIHVALSKQFQTVLRKGWVDSRALHLFESLLNMGGVFWFTKNLVKELLKETRQEWADRVAELLYSIFCLDTQQITLTLLGTILPDLLTDSAHWHSLADPPGKALAKLSVWCALSSYSSHHKGSFSARQRKRQREDIEDYNSLFPLDDTQPSKLMRLLSSNEDEPVALSSPGDRSMSSSLSASQLHTVNMRDPLNRVLANLFLLISSIVGSKMAGPHTQFVQSFMEECVECLEQGTRGNILQFMPFTMVSELVKLPALAKPKVVLAITDLTLPLGRRVAAKAISAL comes from the exons TCAGGTGAAATGGCATGAAATCTGCCTCAGCACTCCTGCGGCTATCTTGGAAGTTCTGAATGCATGGGAGAATGGTGTTCTTTCTGTGGAAGCTGTCCAG AAAATTACTGACAACATCAAGGGGAAAGTGTGCAGTATGGCCATCTGTGCAGTGGCCTGGCTGGTGGCCCATGTCAGGATGCTGGGGAGGGATGAGAGGGAGAAGCCCCAGACTATGATCCGACAGCTTGTAACCCCATTGTATGGGGAGAACACTCTGCAGTTTTACAATGAACG CGTGATCATTATGAGTTCCATCATGGAGCACATGTGTGCCGACGTCTTCCAACAAACAGCCGCGACCCTGCGCCCCCCAATGGAGGGACAGGAGCCAATCCCCTACCGCAACCTGCTGCCAGCCAAAGACCCCATCCACGTGGCCCTCAGCAAGCAGTTCCAGACAGTGCTGCGCAAAGGCTGGGTGGACAGCCGGGCCCTGCATCTGTTTGAGAGTCTTCTCAACATGGGAGGCGTCTTCTGGTTCACAAAAAACTTGGTCAAG GAGCTGCTGAAGGAGACCCGACAGGAGTGGGCTGATCGGGTGGCAGAGTTACTCTACAGCATCTTCTGCCTGGACACTCAGCAGATCACCCTCACCCTGCTGGGTACCATACTGCCCGACCTCCTCACAGACTCCGCCCACTGGCACAGCCTAGCAGACCCCCCTGGAAAGGCACTGGCCAA GTTGTCTGTGTGGTGTGCGCTCAGCTCTTACTCCTCTCACCACAAAGGCTCGTTCTCAGCTCGTCAACGCAAAAGACAGCGAGAAGATATTGAG GACTACAACAGCCTCTTTCCCTTGGATGACACTCAACCTTCTAAACTCATGCGTCTGCTCAGCTCCAATGAGGATGAGCCTGTAGCCCTTTCCAGTCCAG GAGATCGATCAATGAGCAgttccctctctgcctcccaGCTCCACACCGTCAACATGAGGGACCCTCTCAATCGAGTCCTGG cCAACCTTTTCCTCCTCATTTCCTCCATCGTGGGCTCCAAGATGGCGGGACCACACACCCAGTTTGTGCAGAGTTTTATGGAGGAGTGCGTCGAGTGCCTGGAGCAGGGGACTCGCGGAAACATCCTGCAGTTCATGCCCTTTACCATG GTTTCTGAGCTAGTGAAGCTGCCTGCCCTGGCCAAACCCAAAGTTGTCCTGGCCATCACTGACCTGACTCTGCCGCTAGGGAGGAGAGTAGCTGCCAAAGCCATCTCTGCCTTGTAA
- the LOC123983293 gene encoding uncharacterized protein LOC123983293 isoform X2 has product MATFARSAPLPENNTLKDPASQEIVQRSRSLIQKILLSIPDTHKSCIHTETLQLNSAENAKLVIMASNIGIPPAPLLKAENLNLETSLKRMAEGLQLHRALLTSVSPRLESKDKVTGLLADIKDLVIQINKMLKIVQAEAVVQPTPTPVALRLPGEYEVQVAAHLTLVQLQSFGQDVVRCLRSLDQSNEGETES; this is encoded by the exons ATGGCCACCTTCGCCCGCAGCGCACCTCTCCCGGAGAACAACACACTTAAGGATCCGGCGTCTCAGGAGATCGTACAGAGGAGCCGCAGCTTAATACAAAAGATCCTGCTCTCCATTCCCGACACGCACAAATCCTGCATTCACACAGAG ACCCTGCAACTCAATTCCGCAGAAAATGCAAAGCTTGTGATTATGGCGTCCAACATTGGTATCCCCCCTGCTCCtctactcaaagcagaaaacCTCAATTTG GAGACCAGTTTGAAACGTATGGCTGAGGGTCTTCAGCTGCACCGGGCCTTACTGACTTCTGTCTCTCCTCGCCTGGAAAGCAAAGACAAAGTGACTGGGCTACTGGCTGACATCAAAGACCTTGTCATTCAGATCAATAAG ATGCTGAAAATTGTCCAAGCAGAGGCTGTGGTGCAGCCCACCCCAACCCCCGTGGCCTTACGTCTACCAGGGGAGTATGAGGTTCAGGTGGCAGCACACCTGACTCTGGTGCAGCTCCAGTCCTTTGGGCAGGACGTGGTCCGCTGCCTCAGGAGTCTGGACCAGAGCAATGAGGGGGAGACGGAGAGCTGA
- the LOC123983293 gene encoding uncharacterized protein LOC123983293 isoform X1 yields MNMLIVFAIPFYMATFARSAPLPENNTLKDPASQEIVQRSRSLIQKILLSIPDTHKSCIHTETLQLNSAENAKLVIMASNIGIPPAPLLKAENLNLETSLKRMAEGLQLHRALLTSVSPRLESKDKVTGLLADIKDLVIQINKMLKIVQAEAVVQPTPTPVALRLPGEYEVQVAAHLTLVQLQSFGQDVVRCLRSLDQSNEGETES; encoded by the exons ATGAACATGCTGATTG TTTTCGCCATTCCCTTCTACATGGCCACCTTCGCCCGCAGCGCACCTCTCCCGGAGAACAACACACTTAAGGATCCGGCGTCTCAGGAGATCGTACAGAGGAGCCGCAGCTTAATACAAAAGATCCTGCTCTCCATTCCCGACACGCACAAATCCTGCATTCACACAGAG ACCCTGCAACTCAATTCCGCAGAAAATGCAAAGCTTGTGATTATGGCGTCCAACATTGGTATCCCCCCTGCTCCtctactcaaagcagaaaacCTCAATTTG GAGACCAGTTTGAAACGTATGGCTGAGGGTCTTCAGCTGCACCGGGCCTTACTGACTTCTGTCTCTCCTCGCCTGGAAAGCAAAGACAAAGTGACTGGGCTACTGGCTGACATCAAAGACCTTGTCATTCAGATCAATAAG ATGCTGAAAATTGTCCAAGCAGAGGCTGTGGTGCAGCCCACCCCAACCCCCGTGGCCTTACGTCTACCAGGGGAGTATGAGGTTCAGGTGGCAGCACACCTGACTCTGGTGCAGCTCCAGTCCTTTGGGCAGGACGTGGTCCGCTGCCTCAGGAGTCTGGACCAGAGCAATGAGGGGGAGACGGAGAGCTGA